From Oscillospiraceae bacterium CM, a single genomic window includes:
- a CDS encoding 4-(cytidine 5'-diphospho)-2-C-methyl-D-erythritol kinase yields the protein MTVVEKAYAKINLSIDIVCKLASGYHDMRMVMQSTELNDGVTITCTPGDGIFIKTDLKYLPVDERNIAARAARVFYNETGITGYRTEIAIEKRIPVGAGLGGGSSDGAAVLRGLNRLFQTGLRQAALERLGASFGSDVPFCVAGGTALAEGRGERLTALSPMPECAIVICKPPFAISTPELFSKIVCDKIRLRPDTEGLVEALKSQSLTGVARRMYNVFEDVLPKGTGAVGEIKDRLLNYNALGAVMTGTGSAVFAVFEKADEAETAAIDLKMRFPETFLTRPSEKIIL from the coding sequence ATGACGGTTGTTGAAAAAGCCTATGCAAAAATAAATCTCTCCATCGACATTGTCTGCAAATTGGCAAGCGGTTATCACGATATGCGCATGGTCATGCAAAGCACCGAGCTGAACGACGGCGTGACAATCACGTGTACACCCGGGGACGGCATTTTCATCAAGACCGATTTGAAATATTTGCCCGTTGACGAGCGCAACATCGCTGCCCGCGCCGCCCGTGTTTTTTATAATGAGACCGGCATCACAGGCTATCGGACGGAAATTGCCATTGAAAAAAGAATTCCTGTCGGCGCGGGGCTTGGCGGCGGCAGTTCGGACGGCGCCGCCGTATTACGAGGTCTTAACAGGCTGTTTCAAACAGGACTGCGCCAAGCTGCACTTGAGCGCCTCGGCGCATCATTCGGGTCAGACGTGCCGTTTTGCGTGGCGGGCGGGACAGCCCTAGCCGAAGGCCGCGGTGAGCGGCTGACGGCGCTTTCGCCTATGCCGGAATGCGCGATTGTCATCTGTAAGCCGCCGTTTGCGATTTCGACGCCGGAGCTTTTTTCAAAAATCGTCTGCGATAAAATTCGGCTGCGGCCTGATACAGAGGGTCTCGTTGAAGCGCTCAAAAGCCAGAGCCTGACAGGCGTTGCCCGAAGGATGTATAATGTTTTTGAAGATGTTCTCCCAAAGGGCACTGGTGCTGTCGGCGAGATAAAAGACCGCCTTCTCAATTATAACGCGCTTGGCGCCGTGATGACGGGAACGGGCTCGGCTGTCTTTGCTGTCTTTGAAAAGGCAGACGAGGCCGAAACTGCCGCCATCGACTTAAAAATGCGCTTTCCAGAAACGTTTTTAACACGCCCGTCTGAAAAGATCATTTTGTAA
- the apgM gene encoding 2,3-bisphosphoglycerate-independent phosphoglycerate mutase, with amino-acid sequence MKYILVIGDGMADNPVAALGNKTPLEASHIPAIDTLAANGIVGSVQNVPAGLPAGSDTAILSIFGCDPRACYTGRAPLEAAASGIVLQPGNIAYRCNMVTVEDADVPFSEKRILSHSAGSIEGEDSEALIRALFNDPTFQSFAAKAGVRVYPSPSFRHIAVQDKADINGIVLTPPHDHLGEKIGPILPSGCVNAAVLLDLMIAAHALLDHHPINEKRRAAGKMPANGIWFWAEGTAVALPQFTKTYGKTGGVVSAVPLCHGIAALVALEIITVDGATGELETNYEGKVEAALNVLKAHDFVALHVEAPDECTHNGDLKGKLQAIEWLDARVVAPLTQALANQDIEYRLLLLSDHKTLTSTRGHDGDPVPFLLYDSRKATGSGLSYTEANGEKGPFIDAGIKLMGMLFEAL; translated from the coding sequence ATGAAATACATTCTTGTCATCGGCGACGGCATGGCCGACAACCCCGTCGCGGCGCTTGGCAACAAAACGCCGCTCGAAGCGTCACATATACCGGCGATTGACACGCTGGCAGCAAACGGCATCGTCGGCTCCGTCCAAAATGTTCCGGCGGGCCTACCGGCGGGGAGCGATACGGCGATTCTCTCGATATTCGGCTGCGACCCGCGGGCGTGCTATACAGGGCGCGCCCCCTTGGAGGCTGCGGCAAGCGGCATCGTGTTGCAGCCCGGCAACATTGCCTACCGCTGCAATATGGTGACGGTTGAAGACGCGGACGTGCCTTTTTCTGAAAAGAGAATTCTCTCGCACTCGGCAGGTTCCATTGAAGGAGAGGACTCCGAAGCTCTTATTCGGGCTTTGTTTAATGACCCGACCTTTCAGAGTTTTGCTGCAAAAGCTGGTGTGCGCGTATACCCGTCGCCGTCCTTCCGGCACATTGCCGTGCAGGACAAGGCTGACATTAACGGCATTGTTTTAACGCCGCCGCACGATCATCTCGGCGAAAAGATCGGCCCAATTCTTCCGTCGGGCTGCGTGAATGCCGCGGTGCTGTTAGATTTGATGATCGCGGCGCATGCGCTTCTCGATCATCATCCAATCAATGAAAAACGCCGCGCAGCTGGTAAAATGCCGGCAAACGGCATCTGGTTCTGGGCGGAGGGGACAGCAGTCGCCCTGCCGCAATTTACGAAAACGTATGGCAAAACAGGCGGCGTCGTCTCTGCCGTGCCGCTCTGCCATGGCATAGCCGCGCTCGTCGCCCTTGAGATAATCACGGTGGACGGCGCGACGGGCGAGCTTGAAACAAATTATGAGGGCAAGGTCGAGGCTGCTTTGAACGTTTTAAAAGCGCATGACTTTGTCGCCCTCCATGTCGAAGCGCCCGACGAATGCACGCATAACGGTGACCTCAAAGGGAAGCTTCAAGCGATTGAATGGCTGGATGCGCGCGTTGTCGCGCCGCTGACGCAAGCGCTGGCCAATCAGGATATCGAATACCGTCTGCTGCTTTTATCCGACCATAAAACGCTGACGTCAACACGCGGCCATGACGGAGACCCCGTCCCGTTTCTCCTGTACGACAGCCGAAAGGCAACAGGCAGCGGCTTATCTTACACGGAAGCAAACGGTGAGAAAGGACCTTTTATCGACGCCGGCATCAAGCTCATGGGCATGCTGTTTGAGGCACTGTGA